A single region of the Pontimicrobium sp. SW4 genome encodes:
- a CDS encoding VTT domain-containing protein, with protein MSPKLQRILKWTWISIITICIIMYFIDSSFFSNESIAAFISKFSGYAWTTYFLIHLFRGFVLLPSTPLVFAGVILFPEHLIWVLIVSLLGIIGSSLLIYFFSDKLGFSSFFDSESRKLKVVKEKLSSKNGFIYILLWSFIPIVPTDVICYVSGALRIKLPIFIISLFLGELVLCSIYIFGASYFIN; from the coding sequence ATGTCACCAAAATTGCAGCGAATACTTAAGTGGACTTGGATAAGTATTATTACTATATGCATAATAATGTACTTTATTGACTCTTCCTTTTTTTCGAATGAATCCATCGCTGCATTCATTAGTAAATTTAGTGGTTATGCGTGGACAACTTATTTCTTAATTCATCTATTTAGAGGTTTTGTATTATTACCAAGCACACCACTTGTTTTTGCAGGAGTTATTCTTTTCCCAGAACATTTAATTTGGGTACTCATTGTTTCTTTATTAGGGATTATTGGTTCTTCGCTGCTTATATATTTCTTTTCTGATAAACTTGGTTTTTCTAGCTTTTTTGATAGTGAAAGTCGTAAGTTAAAAGTTGTAAAAGAAAAACTTTCAAGCAAAAACGGCTTTATTTATATTCTACTATGGTCGTTTATACCAATTGTACCAACTGATGTTATATGCTACGTATCTGGTGCGTTACGTATAAAATTACCAATATTTATTATTTCTTTATTTCTAGGAGAGTTGGTGTTGTGTTCTATTTATATATTCGGAGCGTCTTATTTTATTAATTGA
- a CDS encoding chromosome partitioning protein ParA, which translates to MENKTADNNRSLKVILSIAVLLLVGTAFYSYSLYNEGVDTKQQLTQEKELVLKDLNNMAAQFDVAIGENKIANEKLVEARERIKGLMDSLKVSDNSVRSLWKYKKKFLELQSEMDVILAENDSLKVENVLLASSLDSTKIELEASTMFNDSLLVQNSELADIVENAAVLTAAKLEGYGVLVRTSGKLVPMERARRVDKIRVCYTVAKNNLVEKGDKEFFVQVLDPQSNVLGLNEQIQFGETTLNYSLISKFNYEARNLDVCEFVDARGADKFGEGRYVVNVFDQKNLVSSTEFILK; encoded by the coding sequence ATGGAAAACAAAACTGCAGACAACAATAGAAGCTTAAAAGTAATTTTAAGTATCGCAGTATTATTACTAGTAGGTACAGCATTTTACTCGTATTCGTTATATAACGAAGGCGTAGACACAAAACAACAATTAACACAAGAAAAAGAACTTGTATTAAAAGATCTTAACAACATGGCTGCTCAATTTGATGTAGCAATTGGCGAAAACAAGATTGCAAATGAAAAATTAGTAGAAGCTAGAGAGCGTATTAAAGGATTAATGGATTCACTTAAGGTTTCTGATAACTCTGTAAGAAGTTTATGGAAGTACAAAAAGAAATTTTTAGAACTACAATCTGAAATGGATGTAATTTTAGCAGAAAATGATTCGTTGAAAGTTGAAAACGTATTATTAGCCTCTTCTTTAGATAGCACAAAAATTGAGTTAGAAGCGAGTACTATGTTTAACGATTCTTTATTAGTTCAAAACTCTGAATTAGCTGACATCGTTGAAAATGCGGCAGTATTAACAGCTGCTAAATTGGAAGGTTATGGCGTATTAGTACGTACCTCTGGAAAATTAGTTCCTATGGAAAGAGCTAGAAGAGTAGACAAAATTAGAGTATGCTATACAGTTGCTAAAAACAACTTAGTGGAAAAAGGTGATAAAGAATTTTTTGTTCAGGTATTAGATCCGCAAAGTAATGTGTTAGGGTTAAATGAACAAATTCAATTTGGGGAAACAACCTTAAATTATAGCTTAATTAGCAAGTTTAATTATGAAGCTAGAAACCTTGATGTATGCGAATTTGTAGACGCAAGAGGTGCAGATAAATTTGGAGAAGGACGTTATGTAGTTAACGTATTTGACCAAAAAAATCTTGTATCTTCTACAGAATTTATATTAAAATAG
- the hutI gene encoding imidazolonepropionase: MTTLITNIKELLQIRDINIKKVSGNEMNHLPTIKNAFVVIENDRILDFGEMKHLPNIQADKQIDANGKMVLPSWCDSHTHIVYAGNREQEFVDRINGLSYEEIANRGGGILNSAKTLQETSEDDLYNQSIPRVKEVMKLGTGAIEIKSGYGLTIEAELKMLRVAKRIQKEFPILVKTTFLGAHALPLEYKNRKDDYVDLVINDMLPKVANEQLADYIDVFCEKGYFSLEDTERILNAGMAYGLQGKIHVNQFNAFGGVTLGVKHKALSVDHLEELNEEDIIALQTNNTIPVALPSCSYFLSIPYTPARRLIDAGLPLALATDYNPGSTPSGNMNFVVSTACIKMRMTPEEAINAATINGAYAMGLSNECGSITKGKKANLIITKNIPSYGFLPYAFGNNHIDTVILNGEILA; encoded by the coding sequence ATGACGACACTAATAACAAATATTAAAGAATTACTTCAAATACGAGATATAAATATCAAGAAGGTTTCAGGAAATGAGATGAACCATTTGCCAACCATTAAAAATGCTTTTGTTGTTATTGAAAATGATAGGATTTTAGATTTTGGAGAAATGAAACATTTACCAAACATTCAAGCAGACAAGCAAATTGATGCCAATGGTAAAATGGTATTACCTAGTTGGTGTGATTCACACACACATATTGTCTATGCTGGAAATAGAGAACAGGAATTTGTTGATAGAATTAATGGTTTGAGTTACGAAGAAATTGCTAATCGTGGTGGTGGTATCTTAAATTCAGCCAAAACATTACAAGAAACTTCCGAGGATGATTTATACAATCAATCCATTCCTCGTGTAAAAGAGGTTATGAAATTAGGTACAGGCGCAATTGAAATTAAATCTGGCTATGGATTAACTATCGAAGCAGAACTCAAAATGCTTCGTGTTGCAAAAAGAATTCAAAAAGAGTTTCCAATATTAGTTAAAACTACTTTTTTAGGCGCTCATGCATTGCCTTTAGAATACAAAAATAGAAAAGACGATTATGTAGATTTGGTAATTAATGATATGCTCCCAAAAGTTGCTAATGAACAACTAGCAGATTATATAGATGTTTTTTGTGAAAAAGGATATTTTTCACTAGAAGATACCGAACGTATATTAAACGCTGGAATGGCATATGGTTTACAAGGAAAAATTCATGTAAATCAATTTAATGCTTTTGGTGGTGTTACACTTGGTGTAAAACACAAAGCTTTATCTGTAGATCATTTAGAAGAATTAAATGAAGAAGATATTATAGCCTTACAAACTAACAACACTATTCCTGTGGCTTTACCTTCTTGCTCTTACTTCTTGAGTATTCCTTATACACCAGCACGACGACTCATAGACGCTGGTTTACCACTTGCTTTGGCAACCGATTATAATCCAGGTTCAACACCAAGTGGTAATATGAATTTTGTAGTAAGCACTGCCTGCATAAAAATGAGAATGACACCTGAAGAAGCTATTAATGCAGCCACCATAAACGGTGCTTATGCCATGGGATTATCTAATGAATGTGGTAGTATTACTAAAGGAAAAAAGGCAAATCTTATCATAACAAAGAATATTCCTAGTTATGGGTTTTTACCTTACGCCTTTGGAAATAATCATATTGATACTGTTATTTTAAATGGTGAAATTTTAGCATAA
- a CDS encoding bifunctional helix-turn-helix transcriptional regulator/GNAT family N-acetyltransferase — translation MDALRGLGELGLGSRLKRVSEYVMKETQIVYDYFNIGFDPYLFPIFKIIAHKKGVTNSEIQNSLQFTQPAITQAINKLSNKGLIIYKSDKIDKRKKIVHLSKKGKDLLKTIKPIWKSIDIVIKEYTLETSSSLIEHLNSLENKLNTKSFSDTIIKHIKMNSSKIQDIEITSFKKQYSKNFYELNIEWLQTFFYVEPLDEEVLSKPETYIINKGGHIFFAKLNNQIVGTVALMPIGENGLFELTKMAVSPEHRGLKIGQQLIQHCIDFAKSIGLPKLILYSNTVLENAIYIYRKYGFIEIPVEANSPYKRSDIKMELNF, via the coding sequence ATGGATGCTTTAAGAGGATTAGGTGAGTTAGGTTTGGGGTCAAGATTAAAAAGGGTAAGTGAATATGTAATGAAAGAAACACAAATTGTTTATGACTACTTTAATATAGGCTTTGATCCTTACTTATTCCCAATATTCAAAATTATAGCCCATAAAAAGGGAGTTACAAATTCTGAGATACAAAACTCTTTGCAATTTACTCAGCCAGCTATAACACAAGCAATAAATAAACTAAGTAACAAAGGGTTAATAATATATAAATCTGATAAAATAGATAAACGAAAAAAAATAGTTCATTTATCAAAAAAAGGAAAAGATTTATTAAAAACAATAAAACCCATTTGGAAAAGCATAGATATTGTAATTAAAGAATACACTTTAGAAACCTCAAGTTCTTTAATTGAACATCTAAATTCTCTTGAAAACAAATTAAACACTAAAAGTTTTAGTGATACAATAATTAAACATATCAAAATGAATTCTTCAAAGATACAGGATATAGAAATTACTTCGTTTAAAAAGCAATACTCCAAAAACTTCTATGAACTAAATATAGAATGGCTGCAAACCTTTTTTTATGTTGAACCTCTAGATGAAGAAGTACTTAGTAAACCTGAGACTTATATTATAAATAAAGGTGGTCATATTTTCTTTGCCAAATTAAACAACCAAATAGTTGGTACCGTAGCTTTAATGCCTATTGGAGAAAATGGTTTGTTTGAGCTTACTAAAATGGCTGTTTCACCTGAGCACCGAGGTTTAAAAATTGGACAACAATTAATACAACATTGTATTGATTTTGCTAAATCGATTGGGTTACCAAAACTTATTCTCTATTCTAATACTGTATTGGAAAATGCAATTTATATCTATAGAAAGTATGGTTTTATTGAAATACCTGTAGAAGCTAATAGTCCGTATAAACGTAGTGATATAAAAATGGAATTAAATTTTTAG
- a CDS encoding Crp/Fnr family transcriptional regulator: MNANFVFLNSFTEVDETTFKKLTNISSYKVLKKNEVIVKEGEIASTNVYMLISGIMRAYINSESGKQHNKKIFAPRSFVGSLTAIITNKPSKLTYEALTECKVIEVDFETFLKLSKIDIKFSNLYNSILERIFIEYERRNLELMTLNATERYKNLRKSISNIDDLIPQFQIASFLNITPVQLSRIRKKMN, translated from the coding sequence ATGAACGCTAACTTTGTTTTTTTAAACTCGTTTACCGAAGTAGATGAAACGACTTTTAAAAAACTCACAAATATTTCTTCATATAAAGTATTAAAAAAAAACGAAGTAATAGTTAAAGAAGGAGAGATTGCTTCAACAAATGTATATATGCTAATTTCTGGTATTATGAGAGCGTATATTAATTCAGAATCTGGTAAGCAACATAATAAAAAAATATTTGCGCCAAGATCTTTTGTCGGCTCATTAACTGCAATTATCACTAACAAGCCATCAAAATTAACTTATGAAGCACTTACCGAATGTAAAGTAATTGAGGTTGATTTCGAAACTTTTTTAAAACTGAGTAAAATAGATATTAAGTTTTCTAATTTGTACAACAGTATTCTTGAAAGAATATTTATAGAATATGAGCGAAGAAACTTAGAGTTAATGACTTTAAACGCTACTGAAAGATATAAAAACTTAAGAAAGAGTATTTCAAATATCGATGATCTAATTCCTCAATTTCAAATTGCATCCTTTTTAAACATTACACCTGTACAATTAAGCAGAATTAGAAAAAAAATGAATTAA
- the fumC gene encoding class II fumarate hydratase, with translation MSYRIEKDTMGEVKVPADKLWGAQTERSRNNFKIGTPASMPIEIVYGFAYLKKAAAYTNCELGVLPIKKRDLIAQVCDEILEGKHDAQFPLVIWQTGSGTQSNMNVNEVVANRAHQIAGKVIGEGEKTIQPNDDVNKSQSSNDTFPTGMHIATYKKIVETTIPGVKQLRDTLKQKSEAFKNVVKIGRTHLMDATPLTLGQEFSGYVSQLDHGLKALENTLSHLSELALGGTAVGTGLNTPKGYDVLVAKYIAEFTGLPFITAENKFEALAAHDAIVESHGALKQLAVSLNKIANDIRMMASGPRSGIGEIIIPANEPGSSIMPGKVNPTQCEALTMVCAQVMGNDVAVTVGGTQGHYELNVFKPMMAANLLQSAQLIGDACVSFDENCAIGIEPNHAVIKQLLNNSLMLVTALNTKIGYYKAAEIANTAHTNGTTLKEEAIRLGYVTAEDYDEWVKPEDMVGSLK, from the coding sequence ATGAGTTACAGAATAGAAAAAGATACGATGGGTGAAGTTAAAGTTCCTGCTGATAAACTTTGGGGAGCTCAAACAGAACGTTCAAGAAATAACTTTAAAATTGGAACGCCAGCATCCATGCCTATAGAAATAGTCTATGGCTTTGCCTATTTAAAAAAAGCTGCAGCATATACAAATTGTGAACTTGGTGTGCTACCAATTAAAAAACGTGATTTAATTGCTCAAGTGTGTGATGAAATTTTAGAAGGAAAGCATGATGCACAATTTCCATTAGTAATTTGGCAAACAGGCTCAGGAACACAAAGTAATATGAATGTGAATGAGGTTGTTGCAAATAGAGCTCACCAAATTGCTGGAAAAGTCATTGGCGAAGGAGAAAAAACGATTCAACCTAATGATGATGTAAATAAATCGCAATCGTCTAACGACACCTTCCCTACTGGAATGCATATTGCTACATATAAAAAAATTGTAGAAACGACTATTCCAGGAGTAAAACAATTACGTGATACCCTAAAACAAAAATCTGAAGCATTTAAAAATGTAGTTAAAATTGGTCGTACACATTTAATGGATGCTACACCATTAACACTTGGTCAAGAATTTTCTGGTTATGTGTCTCAATTAGACCACGGATTAAAAGCTCTGGAAAATACCTTATCTCATTTAAGTGAATTAGCTTTAGGTGGTACTGCTGTCGGAACTGGTTTAAATACACCAAAAGGTTATGATGTCTTGGTTGCTAAATATATTGCTGAATTCACTGGACTACCTTTTATAACAGCTGAAAACAAATTTGAAGCTTTAGCTGCTCATGATGCCATAGTAGAATCTCATGGTGCTTTAAAACAATTAGCAGTATCATTAAATAAAATTGCGAATGATATTAGAATGATGGCCTCTGGACCACGAAGTGGTATTGGCGAAATTATTATTCCAGCCAACGAACCTGGTAGCTCAATTATGCCAGGAAAAGTAAATCCAACACAGTGTGAGGCGTTAACTATGGTATGCGCTCAAGTTATGGGTAATGATGTCGCTGTGACAGTTGGTGGCACTCAAGGTCATTACGAGTTGAATGTTTTTAAACCAATGATGGCTGCAAATTTATTGCAATCTGCTCAATTAATAGGTGATGCTTGTGTAAGTTTTGATGAGAATTGTGCTATTGGTATAGAACCAAATCATGCCGTAATAAAACAATTGTTAAATAACTCTTTAATGTTGGTAACAGCATTAAACACGAAAATTGGTTACTATAAAGCAGCTGAAATTGCTAATACTGCGCATACAAATGGAACTACTCTAAAAGAAGAAGCGATACGGTTAGGGTATGTTACTGCAGAAGATTACGACGAGTGGGTAAAACCTGAAGATATGGTAGGAAGCTTAAAATAG
- a CDS encoding DUF6638 family protein gives MQKLKAANLYRSELIPVSGKLVERYNLCLEKLGFKKTKLKTFSIDGLGWSPEIAEEKKDLHYLNHGDANPHGIIISPLQKGKPVYVPTHTFDRDMMQLIFKTHGDAINDITRDCAICIDFDQNIDAFFGPLDVLKYDTFTINFHLINNLFHIQEAQLQLVEKFNQGNNFVDETIHQELLESANKHGDLRKRRLYLEPVIFQTNSFYTKAFGGIYVLRDFISPIVVFEDEATHKEAIKDTVHDVLIYHISQPELMDKLKDHLIIECSLDEVVKNNRYERIKKVMLFGELKKTEHPIKDILNDKVLFRRYLNSIDANALKRVTGVEIYLERLERSNAFKINDLVDQDFYFALHQPHSSLDVKQYDLIWRLLINVSPKDVLFLYWYDKEEFYKSYETWNESFQDWVIETISNNI, from the coding sequence ATGCAAAAACTAAAAGCAGCAAATTTATATAGAAGCGAGCTCATTCCTGTTAGCGGGAAATTAGTTGAGCGTTATAACCTATGTCTAGAAAAATTAGGGTTTAAAAAGACCAAGCTTAAAACTTTTTCTATTGACGGTTTGGGTTGGAGTCCTGAAATTGCTGAGGAAAAGAAAGACTTACATTATCTTAACCATGGTGATGCTAACCCTCATGGTATCATTATATCTCCTTTGCAAAAAGGAAAACCTGTGTATGTGCCAACACACACGTTTGATAGAGATATGATGCAACTTATTTTTAAAACGCATGGTGATGCTATCAACGACATTACTAGAGATTGTGCAATTTGTATAGATTTTGACCAAAATATTGATGCTTTCTTTGGACCATTGGATGTGCTAAAGTATGATACATTTACTATTAACTTTCATTTAATAAACAATTTATTCCATATTCAAGAAGCACAATTACAATTGGTTGAAAAGTTTAATCAAGGCAACAATTTTGTAGATGAAACTATTCATCAAGAATTGCTTGAATCGGCAAACAAACATGGAGATTTACGTAAGCGTAGACTGTATTTAGAACCAGTTATATTTCAAACAAATTCATTTTATACTAAAGCATTTGGAGGTATTTATGTATTGCGTGACTTTATTTCGCCAATTGTGGTGTTTGAAGATGAAGCTACCCATAAAGAAGCCATTAAAGATACGGTTCATGATGTATTAATTTATCATATTTCTCAACCTGAATTAATGGATAAGTTAAAAGATCATTTAATTATAGAATGTAGTTTAGATGAGGTTGTGAAAAATAATCGTTACGAGCGTATTAAAAAAGTAATGCTATTTGGGGAGTTAAAGAAGACAGAACATCCTATAAAAGATATTTTAAATGATAAAGTATTATTCCGTCGTTATTTAAATTCTATAGACGCTAACGCCTTAAAGCGAGTAACTGGAGTAGAGATTTATTTAGAACGATTGGAACGAAGTAACGCCTTTAAAATTAATGATTTAGTAGATCAAGATTTCTATTTTGCGTTACACCAACCACATTCATCTTTAGATGTAAAACAATATGATTTAATTTGGAGACTTTTAATTAATGTGTCACCAAAAGATGTATTATTCTTGTATTGGTATGATAAAGAAGAGTTCTATAAGTCTTATGAAACTTGGAATGAATCCTTCCAAGATTGGGTAATTGAGACTATTAGTAACAATATTTAA
- a CDS encoding M28 family peptidase, which translates to MKFKNTLFILIFIGIIANGYSQTNNDEKVLAQIRTEGFLNTQAMSMLEELTEVYGHRLTGSREYFAAATWISNKMKTLGLQNVHFENYCDNCRGWSMKSFNVEMTSPNFMNINAYPLAMAKSSNGIVEGEVVHIKSFRSMDAIRKQYAGKLNGKVILLGSEPTRKSLTEDVSKRYTQEELDKMEDKLVPQTKQTPLPDLFKGWETSDVYDKEFLEFVEAEGALAVLKSRSILLGILHPDGTYYYQEGVLKPLPYFAIMPEHFGRLARMIKLGVIPKVRLNLETEFYNEPENNVNIIGEITGTDSKLKSETILIGAHFDSWHSGTGATDNGANSVVLVEALRILKAIGYQPKRTLKMGLWGGEEQAFLGSAAYARQHFGGLLEKPNNASKKISAYLNLDNGAGAIRGLYLQKNELARPVFENVFEPIANLSEGALTIENTLSTDHETFDHYNIPAFQFIQDELAYHNVTHHTQLDVLEYVPEEDIMKNAVILAWTIYKLSENEAMVPRKTKN; encoded by the coding sequence ATGAAATTTAAGAACACTCTCTTCATCCTAATATTTATTGGAATAATAGCTAATGGTTATTCTCAAACTAATAACGACGAAAAAGTTTTAGCTCAAATAAGAACCGAAGGCTTTTTAAATACACAAGCTATGTCTATGCTAGAAGAGCTTACAGAAGTTTATGGACATCGCTTAACTGGTTCTAGAGAGTATTTTGCTGCTGCAACTTGGATTTCTAATAAAATGAAAACATTAGGGTTACAAAATGTACATTTTGAAAATTACTGCGATAATTGTCGAGGTTGGAGTATGAAGAGTTTTAATGTAGAAATGACGTCACCAAATTTTATGAACATTAATGCTTATCCACTAGCAATGGCTAAAAGCAGTAATGGCATAGTAGAAGGAGAAGTGGTACATATTAAGAGTTTTAGAAGTATGGATGCCATAAGAAAGCAATACGCAGGAAAATTAAATGGGAAAGTAATTTTACTAGGCTCTGAACCAACAAGGAAGTCGCTAACTGAAGATGTATCTAAACGCTATACTCAAGAGGAGTTAGATAAAATGGAAGACAAACTGGTTCCACAAACTAAGCAAACACCTTTACCAGATTTGTTTAAAGGATGGGAAACAAGTGATGTTTATGATAAAGAATTTTTAGAATTTGTAGAAGCTGAAGGAGCTCTAGCTGTGTTAAAATCTCGTTCTATTTTATTGGGAATATTACATCCTGATGGCACATATTATTATCAAGAAGGTGTTTTAAAACCTTTACCATACTTTGCTATTATGCCTGAGCATTTTGGACGATTAGCAAGAATGATAAAACTAGGCGTTATTCCAAAAGTTCGATTGAATCTAGAGACCGAATTTTATAATGAACCAGAAAACAACGTCAATATTATTGGTGAAATTACAGGCACCGATTCTAAATTAAAGTCTGAAACGATACTAATTGGTGCACATTTCGACTCTTGGCATTCGGGTACAGGAGCAACAGATAATGGCGCAAATAGTGTAGTGTTAGTTGAAGCATTACGTATCTTAAAAGCTATTGGTTATCAACCAAAAAGAACCCTAAAAATGGGGCTTTGGGGAGGAGAGGAGCAAGCCTTTCTAGGGTCGGCTGCTTATGCAAGACAGCATTTTGGTGGCTTGTTAGAAAAACCAAATAATGCTTCAAAGAAAATCTCAGCGTATTTAAATCTAGATAATGGAGCAGGAGCTATTAGAGGCTTGTATTTACAAAAAAATGAACTAGCACGACCAGTTTTTGAAAATGTATTTGAACCTATCGCTAACTTAAGTGAAGGTGCTTTAACCATTGAAAACACCTTGTCCACAGATCATGAAACATTTGATCATTATAACATTCCAGCATTTCAATTTATACAAGATGAATTAGCATATCATAATGTGACGCACCATACACAATTAGACGTGTTAGAATATGTGCCAGAAGAGGATATTATGAAGAATGCGGTTATTTTAGCTTGGACAATTTATAAGTTATCTGAAAATGAAGCGATGGTGCCTAGAAAGACTAAGAACTAA
- a CDS encoding aspartate/glutamate racemase family protein, which yields MKTIGLIGGITPQSTILYYQILNDLANKKFGGNHSCKTIIHSLDFGEISKLQSEDDWVTLDTIMETAGKSLQNAGADIIIICANTMHLSIDAVRRVVTIPVIHIAEATAQKIRVQKINRVALLGTRYTMEKDFFKDILISNNIEVVIPDQAQREVIHDVIYSELAKGILNNASKQIYLQIIDKLIANGAKGVILGCTEIPLLIKQEDVSVPVFDTTMIHANEAFNSALIL from the coding sequence ATGAAAACTATTGGATTGATAGGAGGTATTACACCTCAATCTACTATTTTATATTATCAAATTTTAAATGATTTAGCAAATAAGAAATTTGGAGGAAATCATTCGTGTAAAACAATAATCCATTCTTTAGATTTTGGTGAAATTTCTAAACTTCAATCGGAAGATGATTGGGTGACATTGGATACTATAATGGAGACAGCTGGTAAAAGTTTGCAAAATGCAGGAGCAGATATTATAATTATTTGTGCCAATACGATGCACTTATCTATTGATGCAGTAAGAAGAGTTGTTACAATTCCTGTTATACATATAGCCGAAGCAACTGCTCAAAAAATTAGAGTTCAAAAAATTAATAGAGTAGCTCTTTTAGGAACAAGGTACACAATGGAAAAAGATTTTTTTAAGGATATATTGATTTCTAACAATATTGAAGTAGTTATTCCTGATCAGGCTCAAAGGGAAGTAATACATGATGTGATTTATTCTGAATTAGCAAAAGGCATTCTAAATAATGCATCTAAACAAATTTATTTGCAAATAATAGATAAATTAATTGCTAATGGAGCAAAAGGTGTAATTTTGGGTTGCACTGAAATACCTTTATTAATTAAACAAGAAGATGTTTCGGTTCCTGTATTTGATACTACAATGATTCATGCAAATGAAGCATTTAATAGCGCTTTAATTTTGTGA